In the Tribolium castaneum strain GA2 chromosome 1, icTriCast1.1, whole genome shotgun sequence genome, one interval contains:
- the LOC135267214 gene encoding uncharacterized protein LOC135267214 isoform X2, with translation MDFSSENEIDAIASAAVSNLLPAKSRPQYEKTYLQFRQWCSMKKIDQVTENVLLAYLEEKSTTLKPPTLWALYAMLKATLNVKENIDTRYRSKKSQILDKEDISKFINEADDKIYLLMKTVLILGISGALRREELVKMKLTDIEDKQSVLIVKVPDTKTHCERIFTVSNLENIEIVRKYRALRPPRATSDRLFLKYTNGKCVNQNVGINKIGEIPSLIAKWLNKDEPKKYTGHCFRRSSATLLANAGGDLISIKRHGGWRSSTVAESYIEDSLNNKIEIANKIQPSSSTEENKITQPSTSASFNGENNFHLQASSLRPLGINGGTFSSCTFNFHMSK, from the exons atggattttagcagcgaaaacgaaatagatgcaattgcaagcgcggcagtgtcgaatcttttgcctgctaaatcaagaccgcagtacgaaaaaacgtatcttcagtttcggcagtggtgttctatgaaaaagattgatcaagtaacggaaaatgttttgttggcgtatttggaagaaaagtctaccaccttaaagccaccaacactctgggccctttatgcgatgttgaaaGCCACCTTAAACGTTAAAGAGAATATCGATACAC GTTACAGAAGCAAGAAGTcgcaaattttagacaaagaagacattagcaagtttattaatgaagcagatgacaagatatatttactgatgaag actgTGCTAATTTTGGGTATATCGGGAGCCCTTCGACGTGaagaattagttaaaatgaagctaactgacatagaagataaacagtctgtcttaattgtgaaggtgcctgatacaaaaacccactgcgaacgaatatttactgtttcaaatttagaaaatatagaaattgtcagaaaatatAGAGCTTTGCGGCCTCCACGGGCGACTAGTgaccgtttatttttaaagtataccaacggaaaatgtgtgaatcaaaatgttggaattaacaaaatcggagagataccaagtttgattgcaaagtggcttaacaaagacgaacctaaaaaatatactggtCACTGCTTCAGAAGAAGCTCTGCCACTCTTTTGGCGAATGCTGGAGGTgatctaatttcaattaaacgtcATGGGGGCTGGAGAAGCAGCACAGTGGCAGAAAGTTACATCGAGGactctttgaataataaaattgaaattgccaataaaattcaaccttcttcctccacagaagaaaacaaaatcactcAACCTTCTACATCGGCTTCTTTTAATGGCGAAAATAACTTTCATTTACAAGCGTCTTCACTCAGGCCTCTGGGGATAAACGGGGGCACGTTTTCGTcatgcacatttaattttcatatgtcaaagtaa
- the LOC135267214 gene encoding uncharacterized protein LOC135267214 isoform X1, producing MDFSSENEIDAIASAAVSNLLPAKSRPQYEKTYLQFRQWCSMKKIDQVTENVLLAYLEEKSTTLKPPTLWALYAMLKATLNVKENIDTRKFPKLVPYLKSKSVGYRSKKSQILDKEDISKFINEADDKIYLLMKTVLILGISGALRREELVKMKLTDIEDKQSVLIVKVPDTKTHCERIFTVSNLENIEIVRKYRALRPPRATSDRLFLKYTNGKCVNQNVGINKIGEIPSLIAKWLNKDEPKKYTGHCFRRSSATLLANAGGDLISIKRHGGWRSSTVAESYIEDSLNNKIEIANKIQPSSSTEENKITQPSTSASFNGENNFHLQASSLRPLGINGGTFSSCTFNFHMSK from the exons atggattttagcagcgaaaacgaaatagatgcaattgcaagcgcggcagtgtcgaatcttttgcctgctaaatcaagaccgcagtacgaaaaaacgtatcttcagtttcggcagtggtgttctatgaaaaagattgatcaagtaacggaaaatgttttgttggcgtatttggaagaaaagtctaccaccttaaagccaccaacactctgggccctttatgcgatgttgaaaGCCACCTTAAACGTTAAAGAGAATATCGATACACGTAAGTTTCCGAAGTTAGTGCCCTACCTGAAAAGCAAAAGCGTAGGTTACAGAAGCAAGAAGTcgcaaattttagacaaagaagacattagcaagtttattaatgaagcagatgacaagatatatttactgatgaag actgTGCTAATTTTGGGTATATCGGGAGCCCTTCGACGTGaagaattagttaaaatgaagctaactgacatagaagataaacagtctgtcttaattgtgaaggtgcctgatacaaaaacccactgcgaacgaatatttactgtttcaaatttagaaaatatagaaattgtcagaaaatatAGAGCTTTGCGGCCTCCACGGGCGACTAGTgaccgtttatttttaaagtataccaacggaaaatgtgtgaatcaaaatgttggaattaacaaaatcggagagataccaagtttgattgcaaagtggcttaacaaagacgaacctaaaaaatatactggtCACTGCTTCAGAAGAAGCTCTGCCACTCTTTTGGCGAATGCTGGAGGTgatctaatttcaattaaacgtcATGGGGGCTGGAGAAGCAGCACAGTGGCAGAAAGTTACATCGAGGactctttgaataataaaattgaaattgccaataaaattcaaccttcttcctccacagaagaaaacaaaatcactcAACCTTCTACATCGGCTTCTTTTAATGGCGAAAATAACTTTCATTTACAAGCGTCTTCACTCAGGCCTCTGGGGATAAACGGGGGCACGTTTTCGTcatgcacatttaattttcatatgtcaaagtaa